Genomic DNA from Canis lupus dingo isolate Sandy chromosome 4, ASM325472v2, whole genome shotgun sequence:
cgccaccagggctgccctaaatacaatatttttaaaaaatgtcctgagATTAGATagcagtgattaaaaaaaaaaaaaaaacccaagaaattaGGGGAAGGAAGAATTAATGGGCCATGACTTGTCAAAGAGAAAGCCAAACCTTCTTGATCAAACAAAACCTGCTTTGCACTTGCAAAAAAAGATACCAGTAGGAATTCTTAAGTAACAAAAATTGAATTGTCTTAGAATCAATGATTTCAATGAAGATCAAGGTTATAGAACATGCagcaaaaatatattatgaaaaggataatcataaaaatttaatCTTTAGATTTAGAAGATTAAACCTAGAAAATCACTCTCCTTGAAGCAGGGTAAATAAATCCTCATGCCCAAACCAGGTAAGGCCCTCATCCTGGTGACTCTCTTCATCACTGGCATTTGCTGCATGAGAGAGGATATCACCATCCTCAAAATGCCACTCTGCAATCCTGTTTCTGTGCTTCTACTTTTAGTCCACAGAATTAAGCCTGAAACTGAGTTTATAGCATTCTCCATTATTTGAACTCATGAGTTTCCATAGTAATTCATTTAAATCTAAAATGTTAGAGGAATAACGCAAGTTTTACAAAACAACTATTTTacatcatttcttctcttcttaaaTCTCTAtgatcgggcagccccggtggtgcagcggtttagcgccgcctgcagcccaggttgtgatcctggagacctgggatcgagtcccacgtcgggctccttgcatggagcctgcttctccctctgcctgtttctctgcctctctctctctctctctctctctgtgtgtgtctcttgtgaataaataaaatctttaaaaaaattaaatctctatGATCTTCCCTTTCCTCAGCCAGGAATTTTTTCTTCTTACTCTCACACTCCTGATActtaagaatgaatgaacagtCCCTGCTCTTATATTGGTCCTGGGCCCATTTGCCCTCCTAtccattatttctcctttttccttcttgctcTATTAGGTTGGGGGTGGGATGAGGGCTCATCCTATCGTCTGCCTTTCTTAGGCTCCCAGATTTGTGGTTGAGTTTGGTGAAtggaaggcagaggagggagactGGGGTGcatgggaggcagggagagactgGTTGTTTCTTCTCAATCCCAGCCTTGGGTGGCACCTCTGGCAGGGCTGTGTCATCCATGGCTTCAGCTCCCACCAGATGCTAGGCTCAGGCAACACCACCATATTCTATTGTTCCTTTAgcccagagagagaaatagtttCTGATTGTCGCTCATCTCTGGGTTTCCTATTTGGCTTCCACTGCTTTTCCATCACCTGTATAAGTAATTTCCTGTGTTAGATACTTAGATGAGTTTCCTGATTGGACTCTGATTGTGGCAGCTTATAAGGCCACTTTTCCTTGTACTGGGTATCCTATCCCCACACATCTTCTCTAGGACTTCAGTTCTGCGATTCCTCCTCTGAGCCTAGGTTCTCCTTCCCATAAGTGTGCTGAATTTCTCTAGCATCTTGTACAGTTAGGTAAAGTCTCTTCTTTGACTCTGCATCCTTTCCAGCTATTGCTCtgttctctgctcctcttcccagtAACACTGAAAGGGATGCTTCCTGTCTCCCACTCCGTCTACCCCTTCTGCTTGCTTGAACTTCTACTCAGAATGCTTGCTAAGGTCACAGTTACTCCTGGTTAACACCACCACTGTTTACTTACCTACTTCTCTACTTGGTCAACTTCATTACCTTCAAAAACAGTTgactgcctccctccccccactgctttgaaatgctttcttctcTGGGCTTCCATGGCCCCACCTTATCTTGAGTTTTCTACTTCCCTCattgttctttctcctctgttcAATGTTTAATGTATTGGTGTGGCTCCAGCTCTGTCCTggacctcttctctctctgcatgttttttttttaggtggcCACATCCTGTTCCATGGTTTCTACTAtgggtgtgcatgtgcacgtgtgtgtgtgtgtgtgtgtgtgtgtgtgtgtaaccacCACATCTGTTTCCAGCTCTGATGCCTTTTTCCTGACCTCACAGTCTAATCTCCTGGTCACCCTCTATTACATTCTTCTATTTCACTTCTCtgcaaaagagaagtaaaaatcgTAAATcatattttcctgatttattcctttttattgtctgTCTGCCCCAATAAGTTATAAATTTCTTGAGCAGGGACCTCATCTATCAATCACCATTCTATCCCAGGCACTTAGAACAGGGATCAGATGTTTAGTATTTACTGAATGCACGCATGAATGATGCTCTAATCTGTTATATGGCCCGTAGTTCCATTATTTCCCTGGAAAAAATGTCCCACAGACTATGAAACTAGATTTTTGTTTCTGATACTTAGTTGCCTTGTTCTACCATTGAGGGGTAGCACCATTGCTCTGGTCTTTGGTGCTGTGTGGACTTCTAACCACAAACTGAACCCAGCTGAATGAATACACTTTTTGAGAGGAAACTGAATGTCAATATGGAGGCAAACATAATATTTAACTTGTTCCAAAGAATTTAAGAATGAGTTTGTTTAAGCACTGTGTATTATTAGATGTtttgtagaaattttaaattagaaaataatgtcaTCTGTCTGGGCTAACTTACACTTGTTTGTCCTTTCTTTGatgggagaaaatgggaaaagtcatctttttaaaaaaataaatgacctctTAAAAGTAAATTTACCAAATATAGGAATactaattataagaaaattagCACTGTTTATATGAGTCTGCAATGCATAGATGTTGATTGATAAATGCAATGAGTTAAGTATAATAACTATAGGCAAACATgtagaaagatttcattttttttgttttaaagcactgAATAACTGggaaactttaaattttaatttgagcAACTGGATGGCTACATTaattttctatcttaaaaaatttattatgattATCCTTATGTCTCAAgctttactgttattttttttttcatttttctatcttcAGAATGTCAAGATCCCAGAACTTGAATGATATCTTTCCTATTTCTGAGGACTACTTTGgatctggctctggctctggctctggctcaggATCTGGAAGCGGCTCTGGAAGTGGCTTCTTACCTGAACTTGAACAGGAATACCAACCAGTAGatgaaaacaatgatttttatgATAACTTTAGGCCTCTTAAGAGAAATCTGCCCTCAGACAACCAGGACTTGGGCCAAGATGGACCAGAAGaggattttattatataaaagagAGGGTTTCCCATCTTGATGTCAGGGAATGCATTCAATACATTTTATGTACCATAGTTAAGTGATTAATTTTGGAACAAAAggttttatagaaattttaaaacatctgaaaaagaaGTTTAGGTTTTATCaccctttttcccccctcatgaattctttttttttttttttccctcatgaatTCTTAAAGCTTCCTTTATCTATCCTATTGTCCTGGAAAATACCTGTATTTCCTTTGTATCATGTTCAACCAATATCACTATGAAATGAACCAGAAAGCCCATGTCTATAAAATtgctttaaagaataaattatactatttaaaaaattcaatttgaaaGGCAAATTGACAGGCAATATTTCTGTAAGTCTTCAGAAACATGACTCTGGTTGTGAATTATAGATACGTCTTATCTCTTATGAAAACCCAGATGAAACACACAGTGAATTTAGAGTGGGTTTTTGACAAGTCCAGTGTAAAGTGTACTGCTCTTATGTTACCATCCAATGTGTTTGTAGAGCTGGTGGACATTGTTGAGAACTACGATTGCTGTTACAATGAGACACTTAAG
This window encodes:
- the SRGN gene encoding serglycin; translated protein: MQLLLQGSRLVLALALLLVLDFSVQGSPVKRATYQWVHCSPDSNSANCIDEKEPMFDLLPGESNRIFPPTDRSSMSRSQNLNDIFPISEDYFGSGSGSGSGSGSGSGSGSGFLPELEQEYQPVDENNDFYDNFRPLKRNLPSDNQDLGQDGPEEDFII